One window of Bos javanicus breed banteng chromosome 1, ARS-OSU_banteng_1.0, whole genome shotgun sequence genomic DNA carries:
- the LOC133250673 gene encoding keratin-associated protein 10-12-like yields the protein MASSALSVCSSDLSYSSRVCLPGSCDSCTGSSWQVDDCPESCCEPPCCAPSCCAPAPHLTLLCAPVSCESSPCCQPACSSSCPALCCQQSSCQPSCCTSSPCQQACCEPVCCRPVCCTPVCCRPVCCTPVCCEASPCSTSSCCKQSSCQPSCCTSSPCQQACCEPVCCRPVCSTPVCCEPVCCTPVCCTPVCCRPVCCEASPCSAPSSCCRPSSSSVSLLCRPVCRPACCVPTSSCQPNCCRPASSVSLLCRPACRPACCVPTSSCQPSCCRPASSVSLLCRPACSRLACCVPASAPELCC from the coding sequence ATGGCTTCTTCTGCCTTGTCTGTCTGCTCCAGTGACCTGAGCTACAGCAGCCGGGTCTGCCTGCCCGggtcctgtgactcctgcaccGGCTCCTCCTGGCAGGTGGATGACTGTCCAGAGAGCTGCTGCGAGCCCCCCTGCTGTGCCCCCAGCTGCTGTGCTCCAGCCCCCCACCTGACCCTCCTCTGTGCCCCAGTGAGCTGCGAGTCCAGCCCCTGCTGCCAGCCAGCCTGCAGCAGCTCCTGCCCAGCCTTGTGCTGCCAGCAATCTAGCTGCCAGCCCTCCTGCTGcacctcctccccctgccagcAGGCCTGCTGTGAGCCCGTCTGCTGCAGGCCCGTCTGCTGCACACCTGTCTGCTGCAGGCCTGTCTGCTGCACACCTGTCTGCTGTGAGGCCTCCCCCTGTTCTACCTCCTCATGTTGCAAGCAGTCTAGCTGCCAGCCCTCCTGCTGcacctcctccccctgccagcAGGCCTGCTGTGAGCCCGTCTGCTGCAGGCCCGTCTGCTCTACCCCTGTCTGCTGTGAGCCCGTCTGCTGCACACCTGTCTGCTGCACACCTGTCTGCTGCAGACCGGTGTGCTGTGAGGCCTCCCCCTGCTCAGCCCCCTCATCCTGCTGCAGACCTTCCTCCTCCTCCGTGTCCCTCCTCTGCCGGCCTGTGTGCCGCCCTGCCTGCTGCGTGCCCACCTCCTCCTGCCAGCCCAACTGCTGCCGCCCGGCCTCCTCCGTGTCCCTCCTCTGCCGCCCCGCGTGCCGCCCTGCCTGCTGtgtccccacctcctcctgccaGCCCAGCTGCTGCCGCCCGGCCTCCTCTGTGTCCCTGCTCTGCAGGCCTGCATGCTCCCGCCTGGCCTGCTGCGTCCCTGCCTCAGCCCCGGAGCTCTGCTGCTGA
- the LOC133252953 gene encoding keratin-associated protein 12-1-like — MCDTTCSVGCKPTCYVPSSCQSACPALCCPALGCQNPCGTPHVALLCQPACCVPSPCQDICSVSNSCQDVCCVPLSCKAVLYVPVCYKRIVCVIPSCQSARFCQPSCPSLVCRPIPCSVPSCF; from the coding sequence ATGTGTGACACCACCTGCTCTGTGGGCTGCAAGCCGACTTGCTATGTGCCCAGTTCCTGCCAGTCGGCCTGCCCTGCTCTCTGTTGCCCTGCCCTgggctgccagaacccctgtggtACCCCCCATGTGGCTCTGCTGTGCCAGCCAGCCTGCTGTGTGCCCAGTCCCTGCCAGGATATTTGCTCTGTGTCCAACTCCTGCCAGGACGTTTGCTGTGTGCCTCTGAGCTGCAAGGCTGTACTGTATGTCCCCGTGTGCTACAAGCGCATCGTGTGTGTGATCCCCTCCTGTCAGTCTGCCAGGTTCTGCCAGCCCTCCTGCCCTTCCCTGGTCTGCAGACCCATCCCCTGCAGCGTCCCTTCCTGCTTCTGA
- the LOC133252962 gene encoding keratin-associated protein 12-2-like, with protein sequence MCHTSCSSGCQAAYVPSSCQPSCSTSSPCHTSCFTSSPCQPTCSTSSTCQATCVPVSYRPVIRLPVTYKPTLCVTPSCQSSVFLPVSYRPAILVAPSCQSSGCYQPSRPTLVCRPVSCSAPSCF encoded by the coding sequence ATGTGCCACACCAGCTGCTCCTCAGGCTGCCAAGCTGCCTACGTGCCCAGCTCCTGCCAGCCATCCTGCAGCACGTCCAGTCCCTGCCACACGTCCTGCTTCACGTCCAGCCCCTGCCAACCAACCTGCAGCACGTCCAGCACCTGCCAGGCGACCTGCGTGCCCGTGAGTTACAGGCCAGTCATACGTCTGCCGGTGACCTACAAGCCCACCCTGTGTGTGACTCCTTCCTGCCAGTCCTCTGTGTTCCTGCCCGTGAGCTACAGGCCGGCCATATTGGTGGCCCCCTCCTGCCAGTCCTCTGGGTGCTACCAGCCCTCCCGCCCCACCCTGGTCTGCAGACCTGTCTCCTGTAGTGCCCCTTCCTGCTTTTGA